A region of Candidatus Methylacidiphilales bacterium DNA encodes the following proteins:
- a CDS encoding glycosyltransferase: protein MSLSPNLPRFVFHDPGQKRWSFLKWVSVALGAVALLGLSAFVWSLAAPPRLNLPADLLRSRQILSVVPAPLHPPAPNPVSATAPLSSPQSAASGRPIIFAFADPDDPASNQSLESTNSPITHLIFDAIELSWPNGDLHSRPEAFRPLPSSWSGKSLILVLSNNHDGSWRPEAVEDLSRAPRAAWDRLAENLLAELNRLHASGVLLDFRELGPESAVDVSHLIAHLSQFLAASGKTCWLSTSPGHPPCDANLLPSSVTWMARFDLLPSPDASPGPALRPETLPHWLDWMSSLRPAAQWLACFDAQSYDWTAGQEDAESLSFVDAMARARNAKVVAPEYDRGIPHFAYLEDGQTHEVWFPDAATLHNLARPALAAGVSGVGAYELGSADRRTWAALAAASLPPGEVDIRALEPLPGEEEIAHIGEGDFVTVLEERLDGRRTARFDNHGRLAFHYFNFPAYPTLFHEGEAATDEVALTFDDGPDPRWTPRILDILKARGVHAAFFVVGKNMEDHPDLVRRMIAEGHEVGLHTYSHPNLGLQPDARIELELNATQRLLEWVSGRSSILFRPPFNADTRPRNTTEIRPLAIAQDLGYITVLESIDPEDWQEPGAAAILERIKAIRAKGNIILLHDAGGDRSQTVQALPAILDWLQKREDRIVPLSVLLGQSRDTLMPWAIPSQDRLGQRISETGFFMLTHGKDVLGTLVAAAAVLLILRSLAVAIAAIRQSRLPEAPPGPFPPVSIILPAFNEAKVIRKTLDSLRATDYPGDWEIVVADDGSTDATAQLAEETAASDPRIRVCRLSNRGKSNAIEAAMAHASRDILVFIDADTLFETSTLRHLVAPFSDPRVGAVSGHARAGNTRTWLARFQDLEYTCGFNLDRRAYDLWNAITVVPGAVGAFRRQAVGEAGGIHHDTLAEDTDLTLALHSAGWVVRFAPKATAWTEVPETLRALYRQRFRWAYGTMQSAWKHRHLMFDPSRPGLGFIALPGIWWFQVFMAMASPVADIALLLGLLFGAPLGSLSYLAIFSLSDFIMAWLGCWIDRRPWTTALLILPMRMLYRPFLAMVVWRAVVTACRGVWVGWGKLERSDSVSLKECAR from the coding sequence ATGTCCCTGTCTCCGAACCTGCCCCGGTTCGTCTTCCACGATCCCGGCCAAAAGCGCTGGTCCTTCCTCAAATGGGTGTCGGTCGCACTGGGTGCCGTGGCCCTCTTGGGTTTGTCGGCCTTTGTCTGGTCCCTGGCCGCCCCTCCCCGCCTCAATCTGCCTGCGGACCTGCTCCGGTCCCGCCAGATCCTTTCCGTTGTTCCTGCACCACTCCACCCCCCCGCTCCCAACCCGGTTTCGGCGACAGCCCCATTATCCTCCCCGCAGTCCGCCGCATCCGGTCGTCCCATCATCTTCGCCTTCGCCGATCCCGATGATCCCGCATCTAACCAATCATTAGAAAGCACAAATTCCCCCATCACCCACCTCATCTTCGATGCCATTGAATTGAGCTGGCCCAACGGCGATCTCCATAGCCGTCCCGAAGCCTTCCGTCCCCTGCCTTCTTCATGGTCGGGCAAGTCCCTCATTCTGGTTTTGAGCAACAACCACGACGGCTCCTGGCGTCCCGAAGCCGTGGAAGATCTCTCGCGCGCGCCCCGCGCGGCCTGGGACCGGCTGGCCGAAAACCTGCTCGCAGAATTGAACCGTTTGCACGCATCTGGAGTGCTCCTGGATTTTCGCGAACTCGGTCCGGAGTCTGCGGTCGATGTCAGCCACTTGATCGCCCACTTGAGCCAATTCCTGGCGGCATCGGGAAAAACCTGCTGGCTGTCCACCAGCCCAGGCCATCCGCCTTGTGATGCCAACCTCCTGCCGTCGTCCGTCACCTGGATGGCCCGCTTCGACCTGCTTCCGTCACCCGATGCCTCTCCCGGCCCGGCATTGCGGCCCGAGACATTGCCCCACTGGCTGGATTGGATGAGCTCTCTGCGACCCGCCGCCCAGTGGTTGGCCTGCTTCGATGCCCAAAGCTATGATTGGACCGCAGGCCAGGAGGATGCCGAAAGCCTGTCCTTCGTCGATGCCATGGCCCGCGCCCGCAACGCCAAGGTGGTCGCACCGGAATACGACCGCGGTATCCCGCACTTCGCCTACCTCGAGGACGGGCAGACCCATGAGGTCTGGTTTCCTGACGCCGCCACGCTTCACAATCTCGCCCGCCCTGCCCTGGCCGCGGGCGTTTCCGGAGTCGGGGCCTACGAACTGGGCTCGGCCGACCGCAGGACCTGGGCCGCTCTCGCCGCCGCCAGCCTTCCTCCCGGCGAAGTCGACATCCGCGCGCTCGAACCCCTCCCCGGCGAGGAGGAAATCGCCCACATCGGCGAGGGTGATTTTGTCACCGTCTTGGAAGAACGCCTCGATGGCCGTCGCACGGCCCGTTTTGACAACCATGGGCGGCTGGCCTTCCACTACTTCAACTTTCCCGCCTATCCCACCCTCTTCCACGAGGGCGAAGCCGCCACGGACGAAGTGGCCCTAACCTTCGACGACGGTCCGGATCCCCGATGGACCCCGCGCATTCTCGACATACTCAAGGCCCGCGGCGTCCATGCCGCATTTTTCGTGGTGGGCAAGAACATGGAGGATCATCCCGATCTCGTGCGACGGATGATCGCCGAGGGTCACGAGGTGGGCCTCCACACCTACAGCCACCCCAACCTCGGCCTCCAGCCTGACGCCCGCATAGAATTGGAACTCAATGCCACCCAGCGCCTCTTGGAATGGGTCAGCGGACGTTCATCCATTCTCTTCCGCCCTCCATTCAACGCCGACACCCGCCCGCGCAACACCACGGAAATCCGCCCCCTGGCCATCGCCCAGGACCTGGGTTACATCACCGTATTGGAGAGTATCGACCCCGAGGACTGGCAGGAACCGGGAGCGGCGGCCATCCTTGAACGCATCAAGGCCATCCGGGCCAAGGGCAACATCATCCTGCTCCACGATGCCGGAGGTGACCGCAGCCAGACGGTCCAGGCCCTGCCCGCGATTCTGGACTGGTTGCAGAAGCGCGAGGACCGGATTGTTCCTCTCTCGGTCCTCCTCGGACAAAGCCGGGATACCCTCATGCCCTGGGCCATTCCCTCACAAGACCGGTTGGGACAACGAATCTCCGAAACCGGTTTCTTCATGCTCACGCACGGGAAAGACGTCCTCGGAACACTCGTCGCCGCGGCCGCCGTGCTGCTCATCCTGCGCAGCCTTGCCGTCGCCATAGCCGCCATCAGGCAATCCCGCCTGCCCGAGGCTCCCCCAGGACCCTTTCCGCCGGTCAGCATCATTCTGCCCGCATTCAACGAGGCCAAGGTGATTCGTAAAACCCTCGATTCGCTCCGGGCCACCGATTACCCCGGCGATTGGGAAATCGTCGTCGCCGACGATGGTTCGACGGACGCCACCGCCCAGCTGGCCGAAGAGACGGCCGCTTCAGACCCCCGCATCCGGGTTTGCCGACTGTCCAATCGCGGCAAATCGAATGCCATTGAGGCCGCCATGGCCCATGCTTCGCGCGATATCCTGGTCTTCATCGACGCCGACACCCTCTTCGAAACTTCCACCCTCCGTCATCTGGTCGCACCATTTTCGGACCCCAGGGTGGGAGCGGTTTCCGGTCACGCCCGCGCCGGCAACACCCGCACCTGGCTGGCCCGCTTTCAGGATCTCGAATACACCTGCGGCTTCAACCTCGACCGGCGTGCCTACGACCTCTGGAATGCCATCACCGTGGTCCCCGGCGCGGTGGGGGCATTCCGCCGGCAGGCGGTCGGGGAAGCCGGCGGCATCCATCACGACACACTGGCGGAAGACACCGATCTGACCCTGGCCTTGCACAGTGCCGGCTGGGTAGTCCGTTTCGCCCCCAAGGCCACCGCCTGGACCGAGGTGCCGGAAACACTCCGCGCCCTCTACCGTCAACGCTTCCGCTGGGCTTACGGCACCATGCAATCGGCTTGGAAACACCGCCACCTGATGTTTGATCCCTCCCGCCCCGGCCTGGGCTTTATCGCTCTGCCCGGAATCTGGTGGTTCCAGGTCTTCATGGCCATGGCCTCTCCCGTGGCCGATATCGCCCTCCTCCTCGGTCTGCTGTTCGGGGCCCCCTTGGGCAGCCTTTCTTACTTGGCGATTTTTTCCCTCAGCGATTTCATCATGGCCTGGCTGGGGTGTTGGATCGACCGCCGCCCTTGGACCACGGCCCTGCTCATCCTGCCCATGCGAATGCTTTACCGCCCCTTCCTCGCCATGGTGGTGTGGCGCGCAGTCGTCACCGCCTGTCGTGGTGTCTGGGTGGGTTGGGGAAAATTGGAACGCTCGGACTCAGTCTCCCTCAAGGAGTGTGCACGATGA
- a CDS encoding glycosyl hydrolase — translation MKKNLALGLSVFALGTALLCWCLQPVSSPLTPADPPQHPPKGASLLSPTSGVYSGAYLDWGEKEDAVTLEGIEYFEKMVGKKLAIVASSSYWGEQTFPARNLRIIRNTGAVPLVYWSPWDRPYDQNHPPDRFSLTRIISGEHDAYIDRWADEAARFNTPLFVCFGLEMNGTWFPWSGCHYGGGKITPGGKVYEGPQTFIKAYRHVVDRVRSRGAGNILWVFHANDYSYPNEDWNNMASYYPGREYVDWLGLSVYGKQFKDDKWCDFEPLLRWSYADLCALDPSKPVMLAEWGVGEFPRSGSKAAFIEEALRRIPSYPRIRAAVFWHERWQNSDGSYSNLRADSSRDSLEAFRKGMASPAWLDRPQWTSRLTPTRSTPP, via the coding sequence ATGAAAAAAAACCTGGCGCTCGGCCTGTCTGTTTTCGCCCTGGGAACGGCTCTCCTTTGTTGGTGTCTCCAACCCGTCTCCTCCCCGTTGACTCCCGCCGATCCACCGCAACACCCGCCCAAGGGCGCGTCTCTCCTCAGTCCCACTTCCGGTGTCTATTCCGGTGCCTACCTCGATTGGGGCGAAAAAGAGGACGCCGTCACACTGGAAGGAATTGAATACTTCGAAAAAATGGTGGGCAAGAAGTTGGCCATCGTCGCCTCTTCCAGTTACTGGGGCGAACAGACCTTTCCCGCCCGCAATCTGCGCATCATCCGCAACACCGGGGCGGTCCCGCTGGTCTATTGGTCGCCATGGGACCGACCTTACGACCAGAATCATCCACCGGATCGCTTCAGTTTGACCCGGATCATCTCGGGTGAGCACGATGCCTACATCGACCGGTGGGCCGATGAGGCCGCCCGATTCAACACCCCCCTGTTTGTCTGCTTCGGCCTCGAGATGAACGGCACCTGGTTCCCGTGGTCCGGCTGCCATTATGGCGGAGGAAAAATCACCCCCGGTGGAAAGGTCTATGAGGGCCCCCAAACTTTCATCAAGGCCTACCGCCACGTCGTCGACCGGGTCCGCAGCCGGGGCGCTGGCAACATCCTCTGGGTTTTCCACGCCAACGACTACAGCTACCCCAACGAGGATTGGAACAATATGGCCAGTTACTACCCCGGCCGCGAATACGTCGATTGGCTGGGGCTGAGTGTTTATGGCAAACAATTCAAAGACGACAAATGGTGCGATTTTGAACCCCTCCTGCGCTGGTCCTACGCCGATCTCTGCGCCCTCGACCCCTCCAAGCCTGTCATGCTCGCCGAGTGGGGTGTCGGCGAATTCCCACGTTCGGGCAGCAAGGCGGCCTTCATTGAAGAGGCCCTGCGCCGCATCCCCTCCTACCCTCGCATCCGCGCCGCGGTTTTCTGGCACGAACGCTGGCAAAACAGCGATGGCTCCTACAGCAATCTCCGGGCGGATTCCAGCCGGGACAGCCTGGAAGCCTTCCGCAAGGGCATGGCTTCCCCCGCATGGCTTGACCGACCCCAGTGGACTTCCCGTTTGACCCCAACCAGATCGACGCCACCATGA
- a CDS encoding competence/damage-inducible protein A, whose amino-acid sequence MNLEVLNTGSELLLGQVTNTHTGYFGRQLASLGLRLARQTSVPDGEPIRTALAECLTRADIVLVTGGLGPTSDDLTRDLVAAHFGLALDHHPDIESTILAYFQKRGIQAPDSVRVQAQVPRGAAILANHHGTAPGFHLHHAGRHVFCLPGPPRELYPMFENEVLPRLHSLLPDARPLCMQTLRVHGMGESRVQELVEAPILALGQIEIGYCARPGEVDLRLIAPDEPLLQAAVACASALLAESIYATDDETLESRVISLAREKNVFLATAESCTGGFTAHRLTNVPGASAVLDRGWVTYSNESKTDLLGVPAGLLATHGAVSAPVAEAMARGALERSRATLAVSLTGIAGPDPGTKEKPAGLVFIGLAVKSRQGISVQCQQKRLVPERETFKTMASQAALDLVRRALLNL is encoded by the coding sequence GTGAACCTCGAGGTCCTCAATACCGGCTCGGAACTCCTCCTCGGCCAGGTCACCAATACCCACACCGGCTACTTCGGGCGACAGCTCGCCTCCCTCGGTTTGCGCTTGGCCCGCCAGACTTCTGTTCCGGATGGCGAACCCATCCGCACCGCCCTCGCCGAGTGCCTCACCCGCGCCGACATCGTCCTCGTCACCGGTGGCCTCGGTCCCACCTCCGACGACCTCACCCGCGACCTCGTCGCCGCCCATTTCGGCCTCGCCCTCGACCACCATCCGGACATCGAATCCACCATCCTGGCTTACTTCCAGAAAAGGGGAATCCAAGCCCCGGACTCCGTCCGCGTCCAAGCGCAAGTCCCCCGCGGGGCCGCGATCCTGGCCAACCACCACGGCACCGCTCCGGGTTTCCACCTGCATCACGCCGGACGCCATGTCTTTTGTCTCCCCGGCCCACCGCGCGAGCTTTACCCCATGTTTGAGAACGAAGTCCTCCCGCGACTCCACTCACTACTGCCCGACGCCCGGCCCCTCTGCATGCAGACCCTCCGCGTCCATGGGATGGGCGAGTCGCGCGTGCAGGAACTGGTCGAAGCCCCGATCCTTGCGCTCGGCCAAATCGAGATCGGCTACTGCGCCCGCCCCGGTGAGGTGGACCTCCGTCTGATCGCACCAGACGAACCCCTTCTGCAGGCGGCCGTCGCATGCGCCAGCGCATTGTTGGCGGAATCAATTTACGCCACCGATGATGAAACGCTGGAATCCCGCGTGATCTCCCTGGCACGTGAAAAAAACGTGTTTTTGGCCACCGCCGAATCCTGCACCGGCGGCTTCACCGCCCACCGCCTCACCAATGTCCCCGGTGCCTCGGCCGTGCTCGATCGTGGCTGGGTCACCTATTCCAACGAATCCAAGACCGACCTCCTCGGCGTGCCGGCGGGTCTCCTCGCCACCCATGGCGCGGTCAGCGCCCCCGTGGCCGAAGCCATGGCCCGCGGCGCCCTCGAACGCAGCCGCGCCACCCTCGCCGTCTCCCTCACCGGAATCGCCGGCCCGGACCCGGGCACGAAGGAAAAACCGGCTGGGTTGGTTTTCATTGGTTTGGCTGTAAAAAGCAGGCAAGGGATTTCTGTCCAATGCCAGCAAAAGCGGCTTGTTCCCGAACGGGAAACCTTTAAAACGATGGCTTCACAGGCCGCCTTGGACCTCGTCCGCCGCGCCTTGTTGAACCTCTGA
- the recA gene encoding recombinase RecA — protein MPPKTEKAEKEKQESRAGGSLVSSDKDRKNLELALSAITKQYGENSIMRLGDSSSKLDIEVIPTGAIVIDRALGVGGFPRGRIVEIFGPESSGKTTLTLTLIAQAQKMGGTAAFIDVEHALDPRYARKLGVKMDELLVSQPGSGEEALTIAETLIRSNALDVVVLDSVAALVTKNELDGQMGDAVVGSQARLMSQAMRKLTSMISKAKTVCVFTNQIREKIGVMFGSPETTPGGKALKFYASVRVDIRRIGAIKAPDGTVLGNRTRVKMVKNKVAPPFTETEFDIMFDEGISKTGALLDLAIEKNVVEKKGAWLSYAGAMIGQGRDAAKEELKKNADLYAKVEKDVWAKLKEESPDAAIPTGDPEPVKED, from the coding sequence ATGCCCCCCAAGACTGAAAAAGCAGAAAAAGAAAAACAAGAATCCCGCGCCGGCGGTTCCCTCGTCTCCAGTGACAAGGACCGCAAGAATCTGGAACTGGCCCTCTCGGCCATCACCAAACAATACGGTGAAAATTCCATCATGCGCCTCGGCGACTCCTCCTCGAAACTCGACATCGAGGTCATCCCCACCGGCGCCATCGTCATCGACCGCGCCCTCGGCGTCGGCGGCTTCCCCCGCGGCCGTATCGTGGAAATCTTCGGCCCGGAATCCTCCGGGAAAACCACCCTCACCCTGACCCTCATCGCCCAGGCCCAGAAGATGGGCGGCACCGCGGCCTTCATCGACGTCGAACACGCCCTTGACCCCCGCTATGCGCGCAAGCTCGGGGTCAAGATGGACGAACTCCTCGTCTCCCAGCCCGGCTCCGGTGAAGAAGCCCTCACCATCGCCGAAACCCTCATCCGCTCCAACGCCCTCGATGTCGTCGTCCTCGACTCCGTCGCCGCGCTCGTCACCAAGAACGAACTGGACGGACAGATGGGCGACGCCGTGGTCGGTTCGCAGGCCCGCCTGATGAGCCAGGCCATGCGCAAACTCACCTCCATGATCTCGAAGGCCAAGACGGTCTGCGTCTTCACCAACCAGATCCGGGAAAAGATCGGCGTCATGTTCGGCAGTCCGGAAACCACCCCCGGCGGCAAAGCCCTCAAGTTCTACGCCTCGGTCCGCGTCGACATCCGCCGCATCGGCGCCATCAAGGCCCCGGACGGCACGGTCCTCGGCAACCGCACCCGCGTCAAGATGGTCAAGAACAAGGTCGCCCCGCCCTTCACCGAAACCGAGTTCGACATCATGTTCGACGAAGGCATCTCCAAAACCGGAGCCCTCCTCGATCTCGCCATCGAGAAGAACGTGGTCGAGAAAAAGGGCGCCTGGCTTTCCTACGCCGGAGCGATGATCGGCCAGGGCCGCGATGCCGCGAAAGAAGAACTCAAGAAGAACGCCGACCTCTACGCCAAAGTGGAGAAGGACGTCTGGGCCAAACTCAAAGAAGAGTCCCCCGACGCCGCCATCCCCACCGGCGACCCCGAACCGGTCAAAGAAGACTGA